In the candidate division WOR-3 bacterium genome, one interval contains:
- a CDS encoding OB-fold nucleic acid binding domain-containing protein, which yields MDIIEISEASKHIGKEVKLKGWLYNKRSKGKIHFLIIRDGTGFIQGVVAKGEVDDRVFEMYDEITQESSIIVSGILREDRRSPYNYEILIKDIELVHKSEDYPVQKKEHGVSFLLPIRHLWLRSRKQWAIMRIRHEI from the coding sequence ATGGATATTATAGAGATATCAGAAGCTTCAAAACATATTGGAAAGGAAGTAAAGTTAAAGGGTTGGCTTTATAATAAAAGATCAAAAGGTAAAATTCATTTTCTTATAATAAGAGATGGGACAGGTTTTATTCAGGGAGTAGTGGCAAAGGGAGAGGTTGATGATAGAGTTTTTGAAATGTATGATGAAATTACTCAGGAATCCTCAATTATAGTAAGTGGAATACTTAGAGAGGATAGGAGATCTCCTTATAATTATGAAATTTTAATTAAGGATATAGAATTGGTTCATAAATCTGAAGATTACCCGGTTCAGAAAAAGGAGCACGGAGTTTCCTTTTTACTTCCAATAAGGCATTTATGGTTGAGGTCAAGAAAGCAGTGGGCAATAATGAGAATAAGGCATGAGATA